Genomic DNA from Paracoccus sp. MBLB3053:
GAAGAGGGTGGTCACGTCGCGAAACAGGATACCCTCTTTCGGGAAGTCGACGATCGTTCGGATATAGTCCCGGACCTCGCGGGTGTCGCGGCTTCTCTTTGCCGGTTTGTCCATCAGGGTCGCTCCATTTCGAAAGTCTCGGTCGTGATCGTGTAATCCTTGTAGCCCAGGCGCGACAGCCAACCGTTGCGTCGCGGGTCGAACCGGCCGTCGATGACGCAGTCTTCGCGCAGATGGATGCCGGTCACGACCCCCAGCACCATGTAGTTCGCTTCGCCGGCCAGGCGAAGGATGCGCGTTGCCCGACATTCGAGCGAGGCCGCCGCCTGGGCAACCCGCGGGCAATCTATGGTTTCGCATTCGGCCGCCTCTATTCCTGCGGCCTCGAACTCGCTTACCCCTGCCGCCAGAGCTGCCGAGCTTGCATTCACCTGATCCTTCATCGCGCCGTCGGCGATATTGACGCAGAAGACCCGGCTTTGCGCGATCTGCTCGACGCTGTCTTTGGTGCCGCGTCGATCGGGTTTGGCTGCGGTTGAAGCGAACATCACCTGGGGCGGGACATAGGCGGTCAGGTTGAAGAAGGAATAGGGCGCAAGATTGTCACCCAACCTGCCACGGGTCGAAATCCAGCCGATAGGGCGGGGGGCGACAATGGCATTCAACGGGTTGTGGGGCAGGCCGTGACCGGCCTCGGGTCGGTAGAACATCCGTTTCCTCGGGTCCGATTGCCGGGCGCGACCAATCCGCGCCGCTTGACCGCTTCCGTCTGCCCGCCCCGCCGTTTCGCGTCAAGCCGCGTGCTTGACCGACGTGGCGAAGGGCGCAAATAATTTCATCCGCGCGCTGTCAAAGAATGTTTGCGCGCAGCGACTAGCGTGCTAGGGGGCGCGCCGGTCGGATCCCGACCCGCACCATCATCCCTGGCGGGAGACTCAATGTACGCACTTTGCCCCGAGACCCAAAACGACACGCCCGAAGTCGAGGCGCTGATGGACCTGTGCTTCGCGCCGGGACGAACCGCGCTTTCATCCTATCGATTGCGAGAAGGCGTGCCGCAGGTCTGGGCGTTGTGTCTTGTGTTGCGGGACGAGGCTGGGGTGCTTCTCGGCGCGATCCGTTATTGGCCCGTGCGGGTCGGGGAAAGGCCGGTGCTGCTTCTTGGTCCCGTCGCCGTACATCCGACGACGCAGGGCGAAGGGCTGGGCGCGCTTCTGATGCGCGAAAGCCTTTCTCGGGCGCGAGAACTTGGCTGGGCGCGTGTCATGTTGGTGGGGGATCTTCCCTATTACCAGCGTTTCGGCTTTGCCAAGCTTGACGATGTTGAAATGCCGCCGCCCACCAACCCGGACCGCGTGCTTGGCCTGGAACTGGTCGATGGCGCCTGGCGGGGTGTCAACGGTCCGGTCACGCGCGAGACGAGCGCACGGGTCGCTGCCGGTCTGAACGAACAGCTTCGTGAGCCGCCAAAAAGCCAGGCCCGCGTGGTGATCTCACCCCCCGCCGGCGCTTCGCGGGGAGTGGCGGGCGCCGGGAAACGCTAGGCACATGCCCCCAAGGGAAGTGCGTCAATCGACCGTGCCCCGTGACAAGGAACCTCTGGCGCCCCATCTTTGTTTCTTTGATGGTCCGTGTGGATCGCAAGCGAAAGCCCAGGTAGCCAAGGAATGACCAAGCAAAACCCGATTCCCATGCGTCAGTCGGTTCTGCCCCCTATCACCGACCCGACCGTACATACCGAGATTGACCGCCTCGCGCGGCGCTATCTCAATGCGGGCGGCGTCGCGATGGAGCTGATGAACGCCGTGGGCGGCAAGGCCGAGGGGTTGCTGGACCGTCTGCCGAAACCCGTGCGGACGCGGATGGACCGAATCACGCTCAGCGCGCTCGGCCGGGCGTTCGATGCGGCCTCACGGTCGCGCGGTTTGCTGACGGATCGCGGGGACTGGTTCAACCGCATGCTGTCCACGACCTCGGGCGCAGTTGGAGGTTTCGCCGGCATCGCAGGGGCGACGCTGGAACTGCCGGTCACCGTCACGCTGCTGTTGCGTGCGATCATGGATATTGCGGCCGAGCACGGCTTTGATCCCGACAGCGACCAGGCTCGGCGTGAAGCCTTGCAGATTTTTGCCGTGGCCGGTCCGCTTGCCGATGATGAGGGCGCCGATCTTGGCCTGTTGACCGCGCGGATGTCGATCACCGGGCAGACAGTGCAGACACTGATTGCGCGGGTCGCGCCGCGGCTTTCGGCCTCGCTCGCCCAGAAGCTCGCGGCCCAGACCGTGCCGCTGCTTGGCGCTTTTGCCGGTGCCGCGATCAACTACAACTTCACGCGTTACTATCAGGAGGTCGCCCGCGTTCAGTTCGGCCTGCTGCGCTTGTCGCAGGAAACGGGACTGCCTCGCGAGGCGCTGATCGAGGCACTGACATTGCGCATGGAACAGATCCGCCCCGGCTCGACCGGTCGGGCCGCGCGTCGTGCAAAGTCCTAACTTTCGCTTTCTGTCGTCAATTCCAGCGCTGAAGGGGCGGTGTCGAGATGGTCGATGCCCAGCGGAGCGGATGGCCGCGCCAAACGCGAGCGCACGATCCAGTGAAGCCGTTCCTGGGCGCGTGTGATCGCGACATAGGTCAGGCGCTTCCACAGTGGCACGCCCGCCTCGGTCCGGTTCGACCAGGCTGCCGCGCTGATGTCGGGGGCAAAGACCTGGACGTCCGGCCACTGGCTGCCCTGGGCCTTGTGGATCGTGACAGCCGCGCCATGAAGGAACGTCGCCCCCATTCTTGCAGCATAAGGGATGAAGGGTTCTTCGACATCCGGCATCTCGATCCGCACGATTGACGCGGCGGAAAGGCGAGGATCTTCGGCCCCCACAACATGCAGTCGCGAGAAGCCGGGCTTGCGACCCGGTCCCAGATAGATCACCTGCGCCCCCTTGATGAGGCCGCGCGCCTCGAGGTCGATGCGCTTCTTGCGATGCTTAAGCGGAAGTTCCAGCCCGTCGCAGATCAAAGGCTCGCCCGGAAGCAATGCGTCGCCGGGCGCGCCATAGGCTGAGCGGAAGGCCTGGATCAACTTGATGCGGGTGACATTGCGCCAGACAAGGACCGGGCTGCTCGCCATCAGATCGCTTTCCACGCGCTCGGCCCAGACGACACGGTCGTCGCGCTGGGCGGCCTCGCGCACCATGCGTTCGAATTCCGGGAAATCCAGATCCGGATCGGCCAGCGCATGGGCCAGGTCAAGGATCGGGCTGTCACCTGACTGGCGATGGATGCGCGACAATTCCAGCCGCTGCGATTTCGCGAGCCGATCAAAGACCATCTCACCCGATTGGCCGACCGGGGCGAGCTGGGCCGGATCACCGAAAAGGATCAGCACAGGAAAGATCTCGCGCAGATCGTCGAACTGGCGTTCGTCGAGCATCGAGGCTTCGTCGATCAGGCCTATATCCAGCCCTTCCTCGCGCCGCTTCCAGCCACGGATGAAATCCGAGCCTCGCAGCCCCGCAGCCGCCAAAGCGCCGGGGATCGAGGCATGCTGCTGGTAGAACGCCTTGGCCCGGTCGAGCGCGGCATCCGTCAGGCCTTCGATCACGCCTTCGACGGCAGGCCGATCACCCGCGCCGGTCAGCCAGTCGGCGATCCGTTCATAGTCCGGGTCGTAAACGGGCGTGTAGAGGATGCGATGGATCGTCGTCGCTGGAACACCGCGCATGCGCAGGACAAAGGCCGCCTTGTTCGTCGGGGCGAGGATCGCGACCGTGCGGCGTTCCTTGCGCTTCCTGCCTTCATAATCCCCCGAGATCACGTCCACCCCGGCGGCTTTCAGCGCGCGGGTCAACTCGGCCAGCAGCAGGGTCTTGCCCGAGCCGGCCTTGCCGATCACAGCCATCACACGGCCCTTGCCGGCAGTTGCAGGAGCCACTTCTTCGGAAACGAGATCTATGCCCGTCTCCTCGAGGGCAGCGGCGATCGCATCCCAGGCCTCGGCCTGATCGGGGGAAAGTGCGGGCAGGGTCATGGCCCCTGTTAGCCTGCGCAGTCCTGCCGCGAAAGTCCCATCAAGCCCGCTCGTCCTTGGGTGAGCCCATCACCACATGGGTCGTGATGGTCGAGATCTGGGGAAAAGCGCCCAGCACCTCGCTGTGAAAACGGCGGTAGGATTCCAGATCGCGGACCTCGACGCGGATAAGATATTCGACCGAACCGGTGATATTGTGGCACTCTCGGACCTGTGGCGCGGCAAGACAGGCCCGTTCGAAAGCCTGCTGCGCGTCGTTCGAATGTCGCGACAGGCCGACCGTGACATAAGCCGTAAACCCGGCCTCGCGCGCCGCAGGATGGATGACGGCGCGATAGCCCATGATCGCGCCTCGACGCTCCAGTTCCTGGACGCGGCGCAGGCAAGCGGATGGGGACAGGCCGATCTCGGATGCAAGCTGTTGATTCGGAATTCTTCCGTTCTGCGAAAGGATGCGCAATATTCTTTCGGAGATGGGGTCATTTTCTGGCGCTGGTTGTGACAATTTGGTCTGGACGTCCATGTAAGATCAAAAATTGTGGCCATAGTAGAATATCATTGTTCGATCATTCTCCTAGGGAATTCCATGTCACAGCACGTCATCCTGGCCTTGATTGCCTTCGCATTCGTCACATCGATCACGCCAGGGCCCAATAATCTGATGCTTATGGCATCAGGGGCAAATTTCGGGATGCGGCGTAGCTTGCCGCACCTGCTGGGCGTGGCCTTCGGTTTCGGTGGCATGGTCGCGCTGCTGGGGCTTGGTGTCGACCAGATCATCACCAAGCTTCCCCTTCTCGCGCAAGGGTTGAAATGGGTCAGCCTGACCTATGTTCTCTGGCTTGCCTGGAAAATTGCCCATGCGGCTCCGCCTGCGGCGGACGACAACGGGTCGGCTGCGCGACCGATGAGCTTCGGCGCTGCCTGCGCGTTCCAATGGGTTAATCCCAAGGCATGGATGATGGCGCTGGGGGCGCTTTCCGCCTATTCGGTCGGGGCGGGCGGCGTGATGGGGGTGGCGCTGATCTTCACGCTCGTGAACCTGCCCTCGGTCGCTGTCTGGGTGGCGATGGGGCAGGGGCTGCGCGGCTTTCTGGCCGATCGGCGCAGGCTTCGGTTCTTCAACCTGACGATGGCGCTGTTGCTGGTGGCTTCGATGCTGCCCGTCGTCACCTCGCACTGACGGCGATCAGCATTCCGACGCCCAGGACGATGAGCGCCATTCCGGCAAGCTGGCGCGGGCCCACACCTTCGCGAAATACCCGACCGGAGACGATCTGTGCCATGACCACCTCGACCAGAGCGAGCGTGCGGACATTGGCCGCCGCCGTGAGGGCAAAGCCGAAGAACCAGAAGAGCGAGGCAAAGGAGCCGAGGAAACCCGCTTTCATCGAGCCGCGCCAATGATGGGCGATGCCGCGCAAAGCGGCGCGGTCCATGCTGCCAAGCCAGATCAGCATTAGGATCGTCTGCATGGCGAGGCTGATCGCAAGCGCAGTGGCCGAACGGGTGATGAAATCGCCATGCGGCAGGGCAAGGATGCCGCCGCGGAAACCGATCGCCGAAAGGCCGAAAAGCGCGCCGGCCGCGAGGCCCAGCAGCACCGCTCTCCAGTCGCCACTTCGCCAGTTCACGCCCGACATCATGATGACCCCGAATGTCGCCGTTGCGATGGCGACCATTTGCAAAGGCCCCAGCGGTTCGGCCAATAGCAGCGCGCCGGTCAGGGCAAGGGTCACGGGTTCGGTCTTGATCAGCGCCGTCGTCACGCCAAAGCCGCGGTTCTTCATCGTCAGCAGCATCAGCGCCGTGGCGGCGATCTGGCTGACCGAGCCAAGCATCACCCATGCCAGCGCCTCGCCTCCCGGCAGTGGCAGGGGTGTCCAGATGCTCCAGAGCAAAAGGAAAGTCGCTGCAAAGGGAAGGCCGAACAGGAAGCGGACAGCCGTTGCCCCCATCGTGCCGATCTCGGCGGTCAGGCCGCGCTGAGCGGCGTTACGCGCGGTCTGCGCCGCAGCCGCGATCAGCGTGGCAATCATCCACATGTTCAGCCCCTGATCGCGGCGAGCATGCGGCTGACATTCTGGGGATCGGCATCGGGTGTGATGCCGTGGCCGAGGTTGAAGATATGGGGGCCGTTCGAGAATGCGTTTACGACCCGGCGCACTTCGCTTTCCAGATCAGGGCCCCCACTGACCAGCAGCTTGGGGTCCAGATTGCCCTGAACGCAGCCGTCCATTTGCACATGGGCGGCGGCCCATTCCGCATCGACGGAATTGTCCAGCGCCACGCAATCGGCGCCGGTCGCATGGGCAAATCCCGCATAGCGGGGCCCAGCTTCGCGTGGAAAGGCTATGACGGGGATGCCGGGATGGCGCGCCTTAATCTCGGTGATGATGCGGCGCGCGGGTTCCAGCGCGAAATCGTCGAAATCCTGCCCCTTGAGCGAACCGGCCCAGCTGTCGAACAACTTGACCACTTCGGCCCCGGCCTCGATCTGAGCCGAGAGATAGGCGATGGTCGCTTCGGTCACGCGATCGATCAATGCCGTGAAGGAAGCGCGATCCGCATCCTTGAACATATGGGCCGGGCCCTGGTCGGGCGTGCCGCGGCCGGCAATCATGTAGGTGGCAACTGTCCAGGGCGCACCTGCGAAGCCGATCAGGGTGGTTTCGCGGGGCAATTCTCGCGACAGAATGCGCACGGTCTCGTAGATTGGGGACAGCGTGTCGTGGATCGCGTCTACCGGTTTCAGCGCCGCGACCTCGGCCGCGCTGGTGACGGTCGAAAGGCGAGGGCCTTCGCCGGTCACGAACCACAGATCCAGGCCAAGCGCCTGCGGGATCAGCAGGATATCGGCAAATAGGATCGCAGCATCGAAACCATAGCGGCGGATCGGCTGCAGCGTGACCTCGGCCGCGAGATCGGGATAGTAGCACAGCGACAAGAAGTCGCCCGCCTGGGCGCGGGTCGCGCGATATTCCGGCAAGTATCGCCCCGCCTGACGCATCATCCAGACCGGAGGGGTGGGCAGACGCTCGCCAGCCAGCGCGCGAAGGATCGTTTTCTGGGTCATGTTCACCTCGTACACGCCTTCATGGCGTGCGTGTCCCCGTTGTCAAGGGCGCGGCCGGAGGCTAAGCCCTTGGTCATGACCCAGATGCCCGATCCTCAGAACCCTCTTCGCATCGGCACGCGCGGCTCGGCGCTGGCGCTGGCCCAGGCCCATGAAACCCGCGACCGGCTGATGGCAGCGCATGGCCTGCCCGAAACCGCCTTCGAGATCGTCGCGATCAAGACAACCGGCGACCGCGTGCTGGACAGGGCGCTGAAAGAGATCGGCGGCAAGGGGCTTTTCACCCGCGAGATCGAAGAGGCCCTGACCGAAGGTGCGATCGATATCGCGGTGCATTCGATGAAGGACATGCCGACTCTCCAGCCCGATGGGTTGCTGATCGACTGCTACCTGCCGCGCGAGGATGTGCGGGATGCTTTCGTGTCAAACCTTTACGGTGCAATCTCCGAACTGCCGCAAGGTGCGGTTGTCGGGTCGTCCAGCCTGCGTCGGCGGGCGCAGCTTGCCGCCCGTCGTCCCGATCTGCAGCTTATCGAGTTTCGGGGAAACGTCCAGACCCGCCTGAAAAAGCTTGAAGACGGCGTTGCGGTTGCAACCTTCCTTGCGATGGCCGGCCTGTCGCGGCTGGGCCTGACGGATGTCGCGCGGGGCGCCGTCGAGCCCGACGAGATGTTGCCGGCTGTTGCGCAGGGCTGCATCGGTGTCGAGCGCAGGGCCTCGGATGACCGGACGGCGTCCTTGCTTGCGGCAATTGGCCACGTCCCGTCGGCCATTCGGGTCGAGGCTGAGCGCGCCTTCCTGGCCCGACTCGACGGTTCCTGCGAGACGCCGATTGCGGGGCTTGCGGAGCTGCAGGGGGACGAACTGCACCTGCGGGGCGAAATCCTGCGCCCCGACGGCGGGGAGGTCATTGCCGGAGAGCGGCGCGGTGCGGCGAAAGATGGGCGGGCGATGGGCGCCGATCTGGCAGACGAACTGTTGTCCCGTGCGCCAG
This window encodes:
- a CDS encoding flavin reductase family protein; this encodes MFYRPEAGHGLPHNPLNAIVAPRPIGWISTRGRLGDNLAPYSFFNLTAYVPPQVMFASTAAKPDRRGTKDSVEQIAQSRVFCVNIADGAMKDQVNASSAALAAGVSEFEAAGIEAAECETIDCPRVAQAAASLECRATRILRLAGEANYMVLGVVTGIHLREDCVIDGRFDPRRNGWLSRLGYKDYTITTETFEMERP
- a CDS encoding GNAT family N-acetyltransferase gives rise to the protein MYALCPETQNDTPEVEALMDLCFAPGRTALSSYRLREGVPQVWALCLVLRDEAGVLLGAIRYWPVRVGERPVLLLGPVAVHPTTQGEGLGALLMRESLSRARELGWARVMLVGDLPYYQRFGFAKLDDVEMPPPTNPDRVLGLELVDGAWRGVNGPVTRETSARVAAGLNEQLREPPKSQARVVISPPAGASRGVAGAGKR
- a CDS encoding EcsC family protein — encoded protein: MTKQNPIPMRQSVLPPITDPTVHTEIDRLARRYLNAGGVAMELMNAVGGKAEGLLDRLPKPVRTRMDRITLSALGRAFDAASRSRGLLTDRGDWFNRMLSTTSGAVGGFAGIAGATLELPVTVTLLLRAIMDIAAEHGFDPDSDQARREALQIFAVAGPLADDEGADLGLLTARMSITGQTVQTLIARVAPRLSASLAQKLAAQTVPLLGAFAGAAINYNFTRYYQEVARVQFGLLRLSQETGLPREALIEALTLRMEQIRPGSTGRAARRAKS
- a CDS encoding ATP-dependent DNA helicase, with the protein product MTLPALSPDQAEAWDAIAAALEETGIDLVSEEVAPATAGKGRVMAVIGKAGSGKTLLLAELTRALKAAGVDVISGDYEGRKRKERRTVAILAPTNKAAFVLRMRGVPATTIHRILYTPVYDPDYERIADWLTGAGDRPAVEGVIEGLTDAALDRAKAFYQQHASIPGALAAAGLRGSDFIRGWKRREEGLDIGLIDEASMLDERQFDDLREIFPVLILFGDPAQLAPVGQSGEMVFDRLAKSQRLELSRIHRQSGDSPILDLAHALADPDLDFPEFERMVREAAQRDDRVVWAERVESDLMASSPVLVWRNVTRIKLIQAFRSAYGAPGDALLPGEPLICDGLELPLKHRKKRIDLEARGLIKGAQVIYLGPGRKPGFSRLHVVGAEDPRLSAASIVRIEMPDVEEPFIPYAARMGATFLHGAAVTIHKAQGSQWPDVQVFAPDISAAAWSNRTEAGVPLWKRLTYVAITRAQERLHWIVRSRLARPSAPLGIDHLDTAPSALELTTESES
- a CDS encoding Lrp/AsnC family transcriptional regulator; this translates as MDVQTKLSQPAPENDPISERILRILSQNGRIPNQQLASEIGLSPSACLRRVQELERRGAIMGYRAVIHPAAREAGFTAYVTVGLSRHSNDAQQAFERACLAAPQVRECHNITGSVEYLIRVEVRDLESYRRFHSEVLGAFPQISTITTHVVMGSPKDERA
- a CDS encoding LysE family translocator encodes the protein MSQHVILALIAFAFVTSITPGPNNLMLMASGANFGMRRSLPHLLGVAFGFGGMVALLGLGVDQIITKLPLLAQGLKWVSLTYVLWLAWKIAHAAPPAADDNGSAARPMSFGAACAFQWVNPKAWMMALGALSAYSVGAGGVMGVALIFTLVNLPSVAVWVAMGQGLRGFLADRRRLRFFNLTMALLLVASMLPVVTSH
- a CDS encoding DMT family transporter; this encodes MWMIATLIAAAAQTARNAAQRGLTAEIGTMGATAVRFLFGLPFAATFLLLWSIWTPLPLPGGEALAWVMLGSVSQIAATALMLLTMKNRGFGVTTALIKTEPVTLALTGALLLAEPLGPLQMVAIATATFGVIMMSGVNWRSGDWRAVLLGLAAGALFGLSAIGFRGGILALPHGDFITRSATALAISLAMQTILMLIWLGSMDRAALRGIAHHWRGSMKAGFLGSFASLFWFFGFALTAAANVRTLALVEVVMAQIVSGRVFREGVGPRQLAGMALIVLGVGMLIAVSAR
- the hemE gene encoding uroporphyrinogen decarboxylase yields the protein MTQKTILRALAGERLPTPPVWMMRQAGRYLPEYRATRAQAGDFLSLCYYPDLAAEVTLQPIRRYGFDAAILFADILLIPQALGLDLWFVTGEGPRLSTVTSAAEVAALKPVDAIHDTLSPIYETVRILSRELPRETTLIGFAGAPWTVATYMIAGRGTPDQGPAHMFKDADRASFTALIDRVTEATIAYLSAQIEAGAEVVKLFDSWAGSLKGQDFDDFALEPARRIITEIKARHPGIPVIAFPREAGPRYAGFAHATGADCVALDNSVDAEWAAAHVQMDGCVQGNLDPKLLVSGGPDLESEVRRVVNAFSNGPHIFNLGHGITPDADPQNVSRMLAAIRG
- the hemC gene encoding hydroxymethylbilane synthase, yielding MTQMPDPQNPLRIGTRGSALALAQAHETRDRLMAAHGLPETAFEIVAIKTTGDRVLDRALKEIGGKGLFTREIEEALTEGAIDIAVHSMKDMPTLQPDGLLIDCYLPREDVRDAFVSNLYGAISELPQGAVVGSSSLRRRAQLAARRPDLQLIEFRGNVQTRLKKLEDGVAVATFLAMAGLSRLGLTDVARGAVEPDEMLPAVAQGCIGVERRASDDRTASLLAAIGHVPSAIRVEAERAFLARLDGSCETPIAGLAELQGDELHLRGEILRPDGGEVIAGERRGAAKDGRAMGADLADELLSRAPGGFFDWR